From the Nodularia sp. NIES-3585 genome, one window contains:
- the ndhC gene encoding photosynthetic/respiratory NAD(P)H-quinone oxidoreductase subunit C, which produces MFVLSGYEYLLGFFIICSLVPALALSASKLLRPSGNSLERRTTYESGMEPIGGAWIQFNIRYYMFALVFVVFDVETVFLYPWAVAFHRLGLLAFIEALVFISILVVALVYAWRKGALEWS; this is translated from the coding sequence GTGTTTGTCCTCAGCGGTTACGAGTACCTTCTAGGCTTCTTCATCATCTGTAGCCTAGTTCCTGCCCTTGCACTTTCAGCCTCCAAGCTCCTGCGACCCAGTGGTAACAGCCTAGAACGGCGCACTACATACGAATCTGGCATGGAACCCATTGGCGGAGCCTGGATTCAGTTCAATATTCGCTACTATATGTTTGCCCTCGTCTTCGTCGTCTTTGACGTGGAGACTGTATTCTTGTACCCTTGGGCGGTTGCCTTCCACCGTCTGGGTCTTTTGGCATTCATTGAAGCCTTAGTTTTTATTTCAATTCTTGTAGTTGCCCTAGTCTACGCATGGCGTAAAGGAGCGTTGGAATGGTCTTGA
- a CDS encoding rubredoxin produces the protein MSEQANEQAVETPALDRYECRACGYVYEPEKGDDSHNIDPGTLFSELPITWRCPVCTAKRTAFANIGPVGTVSGFKENLGYGLGVNRMTPGQKNLLIFGALALGFLFFISLYGLQ, from the coding sequence ATGAGCGAACAAGCTAATGAACAAGCTGTTGAAACTCCGGCATTAGACCGTTATGAATGCCGTGCCTGTGGTTATGTTTACGAACCTGAAAAGGGAGACGATAGCCATAATATTGACCCAGGTACTCTGTTTTCTGAACTGCCCATAACTTGGCGTTGTCCGGTATGTACGGCGAAAAGGACTGCTTTCGCTAATATTGGCCCTGTCGGTACTGTGTCGGGTTTTAAAGAAAATCTTGGTTATGGGTTGGGTGTTAACAGAATGACACCAGGGCAAAAAAATCTCCTGATTTTTGGGGCTTTGGCTCTTGGTTTCTTGTTTTTTATCAGTCTCTACGGCTTACAATAA
- a CDS encoding photosynthesis system II assembly factor Ycf48 — protein MGIMKNWQRIFALLIVVFLCIGCSKVPSTVSNPWAIISVPTESKLLDIAFTDNPQHGFLVGGDATLLETNDGGDTWTPLTLALDDPKTRFDSVSFSGQEGWILGEPSLLLHTTNEGSSWSRIALSEKLPGNPIAIYALGENSAEMATDVGAIYRTQDGGRNWKAQVEGAVGVVRNMERSPDGKYVAVSAKGSFYSTWEPGQTSWEPHNRNNSRRLENMGFAENGQLWLLARGGQVQFSDLNNPEEWQEPQNPELATSWGLLDLAYRTPNELWIGGGSGNLLLSPDGGQTWEKDRDVEGVAANLYKVVFFNPNQGFVIGDRGVLLKYQPNLNEALPAEAA, from the coding sequence ATGGGTATTATGAAAAATTGGCAAAGAATATTTGCCTTGTTGATAGTAGTTTTCTTGTGTATAGGTTGTAGCAAAGTCCCCTCTACCGTCTCTAACCCTTGGGCGATCATTTCTGTGCCGACAGAATCTAAGTTACTGGATATCGCTTTTACTGATAACCCTCAGCATGGCTTTCTCGTAGGTGGCGATGCTACTCTTTTGGAAACAAATGACGGTGGTGATACTTGGACACCGCTAACATTGGCACTGGATGACCCTAAGACTCGCTTTGACTCAGTAAGTTTTTCTGGTCAAGAAGGCTGGATTTTGGGTGAACCTTCACTACTGTTGCATACCACTAATGAAGGTAGTTCTTGGTCGCGGATTGCTCTGAGCGAAAAGCTACCCGGTAATCCTATTGCTATTTATGCTTTGGGAGAAAATTCGGCGGAAATGGCTACTGATGTGGGAGCTATATATAGAACTCAAGACGGTGGTCGAAATTGGAAAGCCCAGGTAGAGGGAGCCGTTGGTGTGGTGCGTAATATGGAACGCTCGCCTGATGGCAAATATGTTGCTGTTTCGGCTAAGGGCAGTTTCTACTCAACTTGGGAACCAGGACAAACTAGTTGGGAACCCCATAACCGCAATAATTCTCGCCGCTTAGAAAATATGGGTTTTGCTGAGAATGGGCAGTTGTGGTTGCTAGCACGAGGTGGTCAGGTGCAGTTTAGCGATCTCAATAATCCTGAAGAATGGCAAGAACCGCAAAATCCTGAGTTGGCTACAAGCTGGGGTTTATTAGATTTGGCTTATCGCACTCCCAATGAACTTTGGATAGGTGGTGGTAGCGGCAATTTACTTTTAAGCCCTGACGGTGGTCAAACTTGGGAAAAAGACCGTGATGTGGAAGGAGTAGCGGCTAATTTGTACAAGGTTGTTTTCTTTAATCCTAATCAGGGATTTGTGATCGGCGATCGCGGCGTTTTGCTAAAATACCAACCAAACCTCAACGAAGCGCTCCCAGCAGAGGCAGCTTAG
- the psbE gene encoding cytochrome b559 subunit alpha, whose protein sequence is MSGTTGERPFSDIITSVRYWVIHSITIPALFIAGWLFVQTGLAYDAFGTPRPNEYYTQTRQEVPIVKDRFGAKQQVEQFIGK, encoded by the coding sequence ATGTCAGGTACCACTGGAGAACGTCCTTTTTCGGACATTATTACCAGCGTTCGTTACTGGGTAATTCACAGCATCACCATTCCCGCATTGTTTATTGCTGGGTGGCTCTTTGTCCAAACCGGATTGGCTTATGATGCTTTCGGTACTCCCCGTCCTAACGAATACTACACACAAACCCGGCAGGAAGTGCCGATTGTGAAGGATCGTTTTGGCGCTAAACAGCAAGTTGAACAATTTATCGGAAAGTAG
- the psbF gene encoding cytochrome b559 subunit beta encodes MTSGNDINQPVSYPIFTVRWLAVHTLGVPSVFFLGAIAAMQFIQR; translated from the coding sequence ATGACTAGCGGAAATGACATAAATCAACCAGTTTCTTATCCCATTTTTACGGTTAGATGGCTGGCAGTTCATACTTTAGGTGTACCATCGGTCTTCTTTTTAGGCGCGATCGCCGCCATGCAGTTTATTCAACGCTAG
- a CDS encoding photosystem II reaction center protein L has product MDRSPNPNNQPVELNRTSLYLGLLLVFVLGILFSSYFFN; this is encoded by the coding sequence ATGGATAGATCGCCCAATCCGAATAATCAACCGGTTGAACTAAACCGGACTTCACTATACCTGGGACTACTTTTAGTTTTTGTTCTAGGAATTCTGTTCTCCAGTTACTTCTTTAACTAA
- a CDS encoding photosystem II reaction center protein J, with the protein MSAGSGRIPLWVVATIAGLGVITVVGIFFYGAYAGVGSSM; encoded by the coding sequence GTGTCTGCTGGAAGTGGAAGAATTCCCCTGTGGGTTGTCGCTACAATCGCAGGTTTAGGTGTAATTACAGTTGTAGGTATTTTCTTTTACGGAGCCTATGCTGGTGTCGGTTCTTCAATGTAA
- a CDS encoding MAPEG family protein, with protein sequence MLGTMGTALDWYSLCVVVLFLKMFALSAYQGFYRIGRREFVNPEDSAVFNKPPAKEDLPQVQRATKAWLNDLENIPIFIGLGIAYVLTKASPGAATWLFSTFTVARILHTLMYLLGLQPWRFLAYAVGILCLLGMSWNIVATVLYQIT encoded by the coding sequence ATGCTTGGAACTATGGGAACCGCTCTTGACTGGTATTCGTTGTGCGTTGTAGTGCTATTTCTGAAAATGTTTGCGCTTTCAGCTTATCAAGGATTTTATCGGATTGGCAGACGTGAATTTGTCAACCCAGAAGATTCCGCAGTATTCAATAAGCCTCCCGCAAAGGAGGATCTACCACAAGTCCAAAGAGCGACTAAAGCTTGGCTGAATGACTTGGAGAATATTCCCATATTTATTGGTCTGGGAATAGCGTATGTGCTAACCAAAGCATCACCTGGGGCGGCAACTTGGCTATTTTCTACTTTTACAGTTGCGCGGATACTGCATACGTTGATGTATCTTCTTGGCTTGCAGCCCTGGCGATTTCTTGCATATGCAGTGGGAATACTTTGTCTACTAGGAATGAGTTGGAATATAGTAGCTACGGTTTTATACCAAATAACTTAA
- the psaI gene encoding photosystem I reaction center subunit VIII — MAASFLPSILVPLTGLVFPAVTMAFLLLYIERDDIS; from the coding sequence ATGGCAGCTTCATTTTTGCCTTCTATCTTGGTTCCTCTGACTGGTCTAGTTTTTCCAGCAGTGACAATGGCGTTTTTGCTGTTATACATCGAACGCGATGATATCAGCTAA